GCCGACGGGAGTCCCCATCGGGCACTCGGTAAGACCCATCGGAATGCCGGGAACCCGCATCGGAGCTCCGGGAAGCTCCATCGGGCACTCGGGAACGGCCATCGGAATGCCGCGAACCCCCGTCGTAAGGTCGGGAACCGGCATCGGAGGGGCGGGAAGCTCCATCGGGCAAAAAGAAGGCCCGCCGGGTGGGGCGGGCCTAGAACTCGACTGCGAGCCAAGCTAACTTTTTACTTTGGCTTTTAAGCTAGCATACTTCGCTTTTAGCTTTTCCTTAGATACATTATCCGATTTTGTAACCCGCCGAATTTCGATGTCCTCCGTCATATGAAACTGGACGATGTTGCGGGTAATTTTCGTAATGGTTACGGTATTTGTGCGGGGATTACTCGTCCGACTTACGCTCACGCCAACCGTCGTTTTGTTCAGGGAGGCTTTTTTAGCCGCCGGAGACATTGGCGCAACTGGCTTTGCCACGGTTACTGCCGTAGGCTTTTGGCGTGCTACTGCCGTAGAAGCCGCTGGTTTTTTGGTGCTTGCTTTGGGTTTAGCGCTAGCCTTAGCCGCACTCGATTTAGTACTGGATGCAGGTTTTTTGGAGGTAGGCATAGCGGCAATAGCTGTAGAAGTTAGATTAGAAACGGGAAAAGCACTTCAATCGGTTCAGGTAGGTAGCCCGAGCATTTCGGTCGGATTATCCAGCGAACTCTCTACCAAGCGTGCGGGCCTCTCCTCGGTCGAGATTTCACTAAAGCTAGCGAATACATCGGCGTGTTGTTGCTTAAGGCGAAAGTAAGCAAGGGTTGGATTGTTGGAATACACATCAAAAATGAGCGAGAGAGGCACGTACCGCTTGGAGGTAATAAAGCGCTGATAGGCGCGAAGAGTGGCCTGTTGGCGGTCTAGGCTGACCAGAATAAGATGTACTTCGTACTCATATTTTCTAAAATAAAGCGCAAGCTTCCGAACAGATGTTGTATTGTAGCCGATTTTGGGAACAACTATATTATACGATTCGCTGAAGCAGTAACCCGTCAGATTTTCTTCGTCCTCGTCTTCATCATTTAGCACGATTATCGAGGATTCCTCGTGCAACACGGTAGCCGCAAACGCTCCCTGTGCAAACTCAGGAAATTTGCGTTTCGCATAGTCGCTGTCAATGACCACTGCCCCGTTGGCATCGGCTACGCGACTAGCAATACCAGATTTTCCGGAAGCTGGCAAGCCGATAATTAGGAAAGCTTGCTTGCCACGTTGAACGGGGGTCCGGGGCATGGCACCCCCACTACCGGGCTTGATGTCGTCGTCGTCATCCAACCGCGTTTCCCGAATTAACTCCAGTAGGATTTGCTCCCGCAACGCCTCACGGTCTTTGTCTTCGCTGTATTGAGTCGAACGATACTCCTTGAATTTCAAAGTAGGACGTTCCTCCATTGCTGCTAAATGGATTTCCGCCTGCATAATCTGGCTGGTAGCCTCCGCAATCTCGGCCGCACGCCGCACGTTTAACACTCCTTCTACAAAGGGTCGGGCGAATAGACTATTCGTTAGTGGACGAAGGTAGAGCCGGCTCATATCCGTAATGCGCTAGGGGTTATCAAGCCAAATGTAAAGTGTTTGCTCACTCCCCCAGCTTCCCCAGAATCTCCAGCGCCGCGGTGGCGATGACCGTACCCGGGCCGTACACGCCGGCCACGCCCGCGTCGTAGAGGAACTGGTAGTCCTGGGCGGGGATGACCCCGCCGGCGATGACCAGAATGTCTTCGCGGCCGAGCTGCCGGAGCTCCTGCAGCAGCTGGGGCAGCAGGGTTTTATGGCCGGCGGCGAGGCTGCTCACGCCCACCACGTGCACGTCGTTGTCGGCGGCCTGGCGGGCCACTTCGGCGGGCGTTTGGAAGAGGGGGGCCAGGTCCACGTCGAAGCCCACGTCGGCGAAGCTGGTGGCAATGATTTTGGCGCCGCGGTCGTGGCCGTCCTGGCCCATTTTGGCCACCAGCATGCGGGGGCGGCGGCCTTCGCGGGCCGCAAATTCCTCGGCGGCGGCGCGGGCTTGTTCAAATGCTTCGTTGTGGTGCATTTCCTGAGAGTACACGCCGGCCACGGTGCGCGTGGTGGCCTGGTGACGGCCGTACTGGGCTTCGAGGGCGTCGGAGATTTCGCCCAGCGTGGCGCGGGCGCGGGCGGCCGTCACGGCCAGGGCCAGAAGGTTGTGGGCGTCTTTGTCGGCATCGGCGGCAAGGTCGTTGAGGCGCACGCCGGCGGCTTCGGTGAGGGCAGCCAAGGCCACTTTCACGGCCACGGGGTCGCGGTCGGCGCGCACTTGCTTGAGGCGGGCAATCTGGCTGGTGCGCACGGCGTCGTTGTCGATGTCGAGCACTTCAACCTCCGTTTTTTCGGTGGTCTGGTACTTGTTCACGCCCACGATGATTTCCTTGCCCGAGTCGATGCGGGCCTGTTTGCGGGCGGCGGCTTCTTCGATGCGCAGCTTGGGCAGGCCGGTTTCGATGGCCTTGGCCATGCCGCCCAGCGCCTCCACTTCCTGAATGAGCGCCCAGGCTTTGTCGGCCAGCTCGTGGGTGAGGGTTTCGACGTAGTACGAGCCGCCCCAGGGGTCCACTACTTTGGTGATGTCGGTTTCGTGCTGCAGGTAGAGCTGGGTGTTGCGGGCGATGCGGGCCGAGAAGTCGGTGGGCAGCGCGATGGCTTCGTCCAGCGCGTTGGTGTGCAGGCTTTGGGTGCCGCCCAGGGCGGCGGCCAGCGCTTCGATGGTGGTGCGGGCCACGTTGTTATACGGGTCCTGCTCGGTGAGGGAGTAGCCCGAGGTCTGGCAGTGCGTGCGCAGGGCCAGGCTTTTGGGGTTGGTGGGGTTGAACTGCTGGATGAGCTTGGCCCACAACAGGCGGCCGGCGCGCAACTTGGCAATCTCCATGAAGTGGTTCATGCCAATGGCCCAGAAGAAGCTCAGGCGCGGGGCAAACTCGTCAATCTTCATGCCCGCGGCCAGGCCGGCGCGCACGTATTCCAGGCCGTCGGCCAGGGTGTAGGCCAGCTCCAGGTCGGCGGTGGCCCCGGCCTCCTGCATGTGGTAGCCCGAGATGCTGATGGAGTTGAACTTGGGCATCTTGGCCGCCGTGTAGCTGAAGATGTCGGCGATGATGCGCATGCTCGGCGCGGGCGGGTAGATGTAGGTGTTGCGCACCATGAACTCCTTCAGAATGTCGTTCTGAATGGTGCCCGACAGCTTTTCCGGGCTCACGCCCTGCTCTTCGGCCGCCACAATGTAGAAGGCCAGCACGGGCAGCACGGCCCCGTTCATGGTCATGCTCACCGACATCTGGTCGAGCGGAATCTGGTCGAAGAGAATTTTCATGTCCTCCACCGAGTCGATGGCCACGCCGGCCTTGCCCACGTCGCCCTGCACCCGGGGGTGGTCGGAGTCGTAGCCGCGGTGGGTGGCCAGGTCGAAGGCCACGCTCAGTCCTTTCTGCCCGCCGGCCAGGTTGCGGCGGTAAAAAGCGTTCGATTCCTCGGCCGTGGAAAAGCCGGCGTACTGCCTGATGGTCCACGGGTTCTGCACGTACATGCTGGCGTAGGGCCCGCGCAGGTAAGGCGCCTGCCCCGCGCCGAAGCCCAGGTGGTCGAGGTGGGCCACGTCGGCCGCCGTGTACA
This DNA window, taken from Hymenobacter sp. 5317J-9, encodes the following:
- the scpA gene encoding methylmalonyl-CoA mutase encodes the protein MKPDFSSISYNAAAAPAASAASETAAKLTPEGIAVKPVYTAADVAHLDHLGFGAGQAPYLRGPYASMYVQNPWTIRQYAGFSTAEESNAFYRRNLAGGQKGLSVAFDLATHRGYDSDHPRVQGDVGKAGVAIDSVEDMKILFDQIPLDQMSVSMTMNGAVLPVLAFYIVAAEEQGVSPEKLSGTIQNDILKEFMVRNTYIYPPAPSMRIIADIFSYTAAKMPKFNSISISGYHMQEAGATADLELAYTLADGLEYVRAGLAAGMKIDEFAPRLSFFWAIGMNHFMEIAKLRAGRLLWAKLIQQFNPTNPKSLALRTHCQTSGYSLTEQDPYNNVARTTIEALAAALGGTQSLHTNALDEAIALPTDFSARIARNTQLYLQHETDITKVVDPWGGSYYVETLTHELADKAWALIQEVEALGGMAKAIETGLPKLRIEEAAARKQARIDSGKEIIVGVNKYQTTEKTEVEVLDIDNDAVRTSQIARLKQVRADRDPVAVKVALAALTEAAGVRLNDLAADADKDAHNLLALAVTAARARATLGEISDALEAQYGRHQATTRTVAGVYSQEMHHNEAFEQARAAAEEFAAREGRRPRMLVAKMGQDGHDRGAKIIATSFADVGFDVDLAPLFQTPAEVARQAADNDVHVVGVSSLAAGHKTLLPQLLQELRQLGREDILVIAGGVIPAQDYQFLYDAGVAGVYGPGTVIATAALEILGKLGE
- a CDS encoding zeta toxin family protein → MSRLYLRPLTNSLFARPFVEGVLNVRRAAEIAEATSQIMQAEIHLAAMEERPTLKFKEYRSTQYSEDKDREALREQILLELIRETRLDDDDDIKPGSGGAMPRTPVQRGKQAFLIIGLPASGKSGIASRVADANGAVVIDSDYAKRKFPEFAQGAFAATVLHEESSIIVLNDEDEDEENLTGYCFSESYNIVVPKIGYNTTSVRKLALYFRKYEYEVHLILVSLDRQQATLRAYQRFITSKRYVPLSLIFDVYSNNPTLAYFRLKQQHADVFASFSEISTEERPARLVESSLDNPTEMLGLPT